The following are from one region of the Capsicum annuum cultivar UCD-10X-F1 chromosome 1, UCD10Xv1.1, whole genome shotgun sequence genome:
- the LOC107861769 gene encoding zinc finger MYM-type protein 1-like, whose product MFNLAIQVLNSMKRYFALVSSKLAQSSSSTQNTPRVEENLSQLEEKNHHSAKKQKQGVNLNSLPTDSKERKSIWEYHPNDRDEIRQAYIQRGSHQPRVLEFPQSDISRLKRRFNHKWYKIYHDWLEYSEIEDAAYCLCCYLFQDKSIHEGGGEAFSSIGFRSWHKKKLDTHDGGPNSDHNQAKKKCEDIMRQEQSIQAAFVKPSNQIKLEYRIHLQASVDIVRLLLNQGLAFRGHREDESSLNKGNFFEILSWYASRCDRIRDLVLKKAPKNNQLTSHKIQKDIVTACKLDIVKAIMEDLNGDYFSLLVHESCDMSCKEQMTIILRYVDSGGSVVERFIGVFLVYDTSALCLKEVVINYLTQHSLSLSCIRGQFYDGASNMQGHLSGLKVLI is encoded by the coding sequence ATGTTTAATTTGGCAATACAGGTTCTAAATTCAATGAAGAGATATTTCGCTCTGGTATCGTCAAAGTTGGCACAATCAAGTTCATCCACTCAAAATACTCCTCGCGTGGAAGAGAACTTGAgtcaattagaagaaaaaaatcatcattctGCTAAAAAACAAAAGCAAGGAGTAAACTTAAATTCTTTACCGACagattcaaaagaaagaaaatctatTTGGGAATATCATCCGAATGATCGTGATGAGATTAGGCAAGCATATATTCAAAGAGGTTCTCATCAACCTCGTGTTCTCGAATTTCCTCAAAGTGATATTTCTAGATTAAAACGTCGTTTTAATCATAAATGgtataaaatatatcatgattggTTGGAGTATAGTGAAATTGAAGATGCCGCttattgtttatgttgttatttatttcaagATAAAAGCATTCATGAAGGTGGAGGTGAAGCATTTTCAAGTATAGGATTCAGAAGTTggcacaaaaaaaaattagatacgCATGATGGAGGGCCGAACAGTGATCACAATCAGGCAAAGAAAAAGTGTGAAGATATAATGCGACAAGAGCAATCAATTCAAGCCGCATTTGTAAAGCCATCCAATCAAATcaagcttgaatacagaattCATTTACAAGCTTCTGTTGATATAGTGAGACTCCTTTTGAATCAAGGATTGGCATTCCGTGGACATCGTGAAGATGAATCATCATTGAATAAgggtaatttttttgaaattctttcatggTATGCAAGTCGGTGTGATAGAATTAGAGATCTTGtgttgaaaaaggctccaaaaaataatcaattgactTCTCATAAAATTCAAAAGGATATTGTCACTGCATGTAAACTTGATATAGTTAAAGCTATTATGGAGGATCTAAATGGTGATTATTTCTCATTGCTAGTACATGAATCTTGTGATATGTCATGCAAGGAGCAAATGACAATTATTTTGCGATATGTTGATAGTGGGGGATCTGTTGTGGAACGATTTATAGGGGTTTTTCTTGTTTATGATACTAGTGCTTTATGTTTAAAAGAAGTAGTTATTAACTATCTTACTCAACATTCTTTGAGTTTATCTTGTATACGAGGGCAATTCTATGATGGAGCAAGCAATATGCAAGGGCATCTAAGTGGCCTTAAAGTTTTGATTTAG
- the LOC107847934 gene encoding probable linoleate 9S-lipoxygenase 4, with translation MIKNLVDGLIHHDSSKKVKGTVVMMKKNALDFTDLAGSLTDKLFEALGQKVSLQLISSVQGDPANGLQGKHSNPAYLENFLFTPTRLTAGESAFGVTFDWNEEFGVPGAFTIKNSHINEFFLKSLILEDVPNHGKVHFVCNSWVYPSFRYKTDRIFFANQPYLPSETPEPLRKYRESELKTLRGDGTGKLEAWNRVYDYDVYNDLGNPDQGPEHVRTTLGGSADYPYPRRGRTSRPPTRTDPKSESRIPLLLSLDIYVPRDERFGHLKLSDFLTYALKSLVQFILPELHALFDGTPNEFDSFEDVLRLYEGGIKLPQGPLFKALTDAIPLEMIRELLRTDGEGILRFPTPLVIKDSKSAWRTDEEFAREMLAGVNPVIISRLQEFPPKSKLDPNVYGNQDSTITAEHIQDKLDGLTIDQAINNNKLFILNHHDILTPYLRRINTTTTKTYASRTLLFLQDNGSLKPLAIELSLPHPDGDQFGVISKVYTPSDQGVESSIWQLAKAYAAVNDSGVHQLISHWLNTHAVIEPFVIATNRQLSVLHPIHKLLYPHFRDTMNINALARQILINAGGVLESTVFPSKYAMEMSAVVYKDWVFPDQALPADLIKRGIAVEDSSSPHGVRLLIQDYPYAVDGLEIWSAIKSWVTEYCNVYYKSNEDILKDNELQEWWKELREVGHGDKKDAPWWPEMESPEDLIESCTIIIWIASALHAAVNFGQYPYAGYLPNRPTVSRRFMPEPGTPEYEELKTNPDKAFLKTITAQFQTLLGVSLIEILSRHTSDEIYLGQRESPEWTKDKEPLAAFDRFGKKLTEIENHIIQRNGDQILKNRSGPVNAPYTLLFPTSEGGLTGKGIPNSVSI, from the exons atgattaaGAATCTTGTGGATGGACTAATCCATCATGACTCATCAAAGAAAGTCAAAGGAACTGTggtgatgatgaagaaaaatGCTTTAGACTTTACTGATCTTGCTGGTTCTTTGACTGATAAACTTTTTGAAGCCCTTGGCCAAAAGGTCTCTTTGCAATTAATCAGTTCTGTACAGGGTGATCCTG CAAATGGTTTACAAGGGAAACACAGCAATCCAGCCTACCTGGAGAACTTTCTGTTTACTCCAACACGATTAACAGCAGGTGAATCAGCTTTTGGTGTCACATTTGATTGGAATGAGGAATTTGGAGTACCAGGTGCATTCACCATCAAGaattctcatattaatgagttCTTCCTCAAGTCACTCATACTTGAAGATGTGCCTAATCATGGCAAGGTCCATTTTGTTTGCAATTCTTGGGTTTATCCTTCTTTCAGATACAAGACAGATCGCATTTTCTTTGCAAATCAG CCATATCTTCCAAGTGAAACACCAGAACCTTTGCGCAAATACAGAGAAAGTGAATTAAAAACCTTGAGAGGAGATGGAACTGGAAAGCTCGAGGCATGGAATAGAGTTTATGACTATGATGTGTACAATGACTTGGGTAATCCAGATCAAGGTCCGGAACATGTCAGGACTACCTTGGGAGGTTCTGCTGACTACCCGTATCCTCGGAGAGGAAGAACTAGCAGACCACCAACTCGAACAG ATCCTAAAAGTGAAAGCAGGATTCCACTTCTTCTGAGCTTAGACATCTATGTACCGAGAGACGAGCGTTTTGGTCACTTGAAGTTGTCAGACTTCCTAACATATGCTTTGAAATCCCTTGTTCAATTCATCCTCCCTGAATTACATGCTCTATTTGATGGCACACCTAATGAGTTTGACAGTTTTGAGGATGTACTTAGACTATATGAAGGAGGGATCAAACTTCCTCAAGGACCTTTATTTAAAGCTCTCACTGATGCCATTCCACTCGAGATGATACGAGAACTCCTTCGAACTGATggtgaaggaatattgaggtttCCTACTCCTCTAGTGATTAAAG ACAGTAAAAGTGCATGGAGAACTGATGAAGAATTCGCAAGAGAAATGCTAGCCGGAGTTAATCCTGTCATAATTAGTAGACTCCAA GAATTTCCTCCGAAAAGCAAACTAGATCCCAACGTGTATGGAAATCAAGATAGTACAATTACTGCAGAACACATACAGGATAAGCTGGATGGACTAACGATTGATCAG GCAATTAACAATAATAAACTTTTCATATTGAACCACCATGACATCCTTACACCATATTTGAGGAGGATAAAcactacaacaacaaaaacctatGCTTCAAGAACATTGCTCTTCTTGCAAGATAATGGATCTTTGAAGCCACTAGCAATTGAATTGAGTTTGCCACATCCAGATGGAGATCAATTTGGTGTTATTAGCAAAGTGTATACTCCAAGTGATCAAGGTGTTGAGAGCTCCATTTGGCAATTGGCCAAAGCCTATGCTGCAGTGAATGACTCTGGTGTTCATCAGCTAATTAGTCATTG GTTGAATACACATGCAGTGATTGAGCCATTTGTGATTGCAACAAACAGACAACTAAGTGTGCTTCACCCTATTCATAAGCTTCTATATCCTCATTTTCGGGACACAATGAATATAAATGCTTTGGCAAGACAGATTCTAATCAATGCTGGCGGAGTTCTTGAGAGTACTGTTTTCCCTTCCAAATATGCCATGGAAATGTCAGCTGTTGTTTACAAAGACTGGGTTTTCCCTGATCAAGCCCTTCCGGCTGATCTCATCAAAAG GGGAATAGCAGTAGAGGACTCGAGTTCTCCTCATGGTGTTCGTTTACTGATCCAGGACTACCCCTACGCTGTTGATGGCTTAGAAATCTGGTCTGCAATCAAAAGTTGGGTGACAGAATACTGCAATGTCTACTATAAATCAAACGAAGATATTTTGAAAGACAATGAACTCCAAGAGTGGTGGAAGGAACTCCGAGAAGTCGGACACGGTGACAAGAAAGATGCACCCTGGTGGCCTGAAATGGAATCACCTGAAGATCTAATAGAATCTTGCACCATCATCATATGGATAGCTTCCGCACTTCATGCAGCAGTCAATTTCGGGCAATATCCTTATGCAGGTTACCTCCCAAATCGCCCCACAGTGAGTCGAAGATTTATGCCAGAGCCAGGAACTCCTGAGTATGAAGAGCTAAAGACAAATCCCGATAAGGCGTTCCTGAAAACAATCACTGCTCAGTTCCAGACATTGCTGGGTGTTTCCCTCATAGAGATATTGTCCAGGCATACTTCCGATGAGATTTACCTCGGACAAAGAGAATCGCCTGAATGGACAAAGGACAAAGAACCCCTTGCTGCTTTTGACAGATTTGGAAAGAAACTGACTGAAATTGAAAATCACATTATACAGAGGAATGGTGACCAAATATTGAAAAACAGATCAGGTCCTGTTAATGCTCCATATACATTGCTTTTCCCAACAAGCGAAGGCGGACTTACAGGCAAAGGAATTCCCAACAGTGTGTCGATATAG